In Alnus glutinosa chromosome 7, dhAlnGlut1.1, whole genome shotgun sequence, the sequence AGCCGGCTTTGATTGCTTGCTTTGGCTGTCAGAGTAAAGAGAGGATAGCGTTTCCACCAAGTTTCCTTTGTTCCCTCCCTCCTTCAATTCATGAAGCGAAGCTGTTAAAGAGAGGCTTGCATTTGCTGAAGTTGGATTAACAGTCTTATCAAACCCTTCAAACTCGTTGAAGTTTCCAAAATTGCCAATAGAAGAGGATGAACAACCAAAGAGAGCATTACCCGACGCCGCTTGCACCATATGATCAGGAAAGCCTGTAGAACTTGATGACGCGTAAAGATGAGAATTAGCTACCATGTCGTTTGGCTGGTTAAGCCACAGCGACAATCTGGGCTTCTGCTGATCTACGCCAATTGCCATGCCGTTGAAATCTGGTCGAAACCCGGGGCGAAATTGGCAAATTCCGGCAGCATCTTGAACTCCCCTGCCGGACAATCCTTGAGGATTTATCACGGTCTCATTCAGTGATGAATCGCTTCTGAAACTCAGATTAGAAGCGGCAAGTGAAGTAAGCCTGGCACTCTCATCAGCTAAGGCATCGCAAAATGCTCTGTGGGTGATGAAGCTATCCTTCCTGTTTAATTAAACcaaagcaaacaaacaaaccctatTTATACCTAATCACATGTTTGCAATTAATTCGAAGCAAAAGCCATGAAACCCTCTACGTGAGCATTAATTTCTACTACAACGTATCGAAGATTTAGAGAAGATGGTTATATACCTGGAAAAAAGGGTTCCACAGTCACACTTGTACTCGCGAGTCCCACAGGTCTTAGAGTGAGCTTTCCAGTCAGATTGAACAGCGTATTTCTTCGAACACTTCTCGCACTTCCATTTCTTCTCGCCGTGTTTCCTGCTGAAGTGCTTCTTTATTCCGGTGAGGTCACCGAGAGCTCTCGAGTGGTCGTGGTGGACGCAAGTTTTTTCAGGGCAAATATAGACCTTCTTTCGGACCTCTTTATTTGTCCTTTGCCGGAGCTTCCATGGAAGATTGTGACCCCGTCGGTGAAGCTGTAGATTCTGATCCCTCTGGAACCCTTTATTGCATATTTCACAGATGAATCGATTCGTTGCCATGAGTGTCTTCGGTGAGAGAGCAATAACTTCAGCATCTGGATCTGTTCAGAAAGATCCAAAAAAGAACTAATCAACCAAAGTccaaaactttaaaagaaaaagaagacaaaaacatgttttaatttaccTGGTGTTCCTGGtaggtttctcttcttcttgacAGCTGGATTAGGAtcaggtttagggttagggtttgcaTTCTGTTCTTGAGGAAACCCTCCGATTGAAGAGGGTACTGAGAAGGTGTCACCGGACATCATTGGGTTTGAATTCAAAACGGGTTGCTTGCTAGCTTGTGAATTATTTAAACCGAAACAACTAGCTTTCAAAAGGTTAAGACCGTACTGGAGAAGAAAACACAGGATTTTGCTCCCAAGCACAAACAGATAAATCTTTggtaagaaaaatctttgaCGCTCTGATTCTGccaaaagacaagaaaaaaaagaaaacccaactcAAGCTTGAATCTAAACAACCctcccaaacaaaaaaaaaaatatgctagAGCTTCGGACTCTTCTAACAGAGATCTGGTTTGCTTTATTTGTTTgatcttaaaaagaaaacaccaaaaaaaaccATGATGGCTAAAGAGAATATTTCATCTtatattctatttttctttctctgtctTGGCAGTCTTAATCTTACGCCTATAGTCTTTCTTTTATCTTGCTCGTATCCTCAAAGTCGGTCAGCCATAGATTTAGCTGGGccaccactctctctctctctctcactgttgTAAAAGTGTGTGCAAGGCAGTCAGCTGCTTGCTCTGCCAGAATGTGTAGGATTGTGTGTCGTCTTGTAGCTTTTTGAGCTCATACTCCaattattatgtttataaaaataaaccatCGAATATTCAAGTATTGAGAGGGTCGGAGGAagagaaagtaaaaaaagtgatgtaaaaaGGCTAATGATGGGGATGATTTTACTGATGTGGTGACGAGAAAAGGGTCCTTACAAAAGCTGTTTGCCTTTATGGCCCTTTGATCAGGTATGAAATGATTAAGCCATAATTAAAGCTTAGACACCCTATTTAGCATGCTGAATCGAAGGGCTCTGGGCGAGCAGACACAGTGAAAGGTGAGAGAGGAGGTCGAGTTACGTTTCACGAGGCAGATGATAGGACGGTCCGTGATACCTCTGTCTCACGTGGGACCCAACATGGGACTGTCATCCTGCTCCACCATCGGTCCATCATCCATCATCACCCCCAAAAAGTATGATTGCATGTGGAACAAATACGCCTCCTATTTCCCTGACCTTGATGATAATCATGGTGATGCTTGTACGATTCTTTCACCGCTGAGATGGCGGGGGTATTTTGTTTCTTGGGTTGCCGGTAAATAAAACTATTTACCACTGTATTTTCGCCATCAAAACTTGTTAATTTAGTGTATAGATCGAGTTTGACTgtaaaaagcaatttttttttacatgttttaaggatttttggattaattttaatattacatTAAGCTAATtgtaaatcatatatataaaccgtaaaaattaattatacattttttcttaaaataaatattctaagTTTTTAATGATTAAGatctgatttgatttttttttttcttctcttttttataaataaaaaaaaaattaatttagatgATTACTATCCTGCAGCTCGTTCACAGGAAGTGAAATTTGCCTGTATATACGCTTCCAACTGACGAATAATTTCTTATATCTTGTCCACTTATCCTGTGCAGTTGATGATTATCATCACTGTTTTATAGTTGATGTTTTTCCTATGCTCGAGGAGAAGATCACTTTAGATATAGCAATTTTGTGGGATGTTTATCAAATTGCCTTTTACTGTAAGTTTATTGTTTTCCCATTTGAtttgaaatattgaaattaaatcttGGGAGTCTCTTCTTCGGAAGATATGTGTCTTATTTGAAATATTGAAAATCTAGCTGCTTTCGACTTCTTCGTGCGATTTGGGAAGAAAAGACAAAATCAGATGAGTAGGTTTAATGCGATTTGGAGAGAAAAGTAGAAAGAAGATAAAGATGATAAGGTAAATCTTaggttaaaatttttttctttgtaattttcaAGACTGATGTGTCGCTGACTGGGATTAAAATTACTATGTAGCACTAGTGTGGCCCTGAGTGAGATAAATCATGCGGAGATATGTTAACTAcacaacaatgctgatgtgttcagcattttcattttcattttttaaaagggaTTTGTTACTTGCACAGCAAGTTGTGCACAAGTACTTGTTGTGCACCaagctttttccttttttaaaaaaataatagacaCAGCAGCATTGTTGTATaattgttgtgtaagaattgtgcaaataacatatctgaATCATGTGGCGTATGAGACATGCATGTACGTATTGCATTTTTTAGTGGCATTGGCATGTTtttccattaaatttatgaatgaaAATACCATCTCAATATTTAGGCTCAAGACAATATCAcatgtgatatttttttaaatcgagACGGTCATTTGATAGTACGCATTACCACATATACATTAAAGGCATTAACCACTTTTCAAAAGATGGattaaatcttttatttttttttattttttttattttttattttttgtcaagaCATTACAACATCATGCAATATGCAAcataagaaaattacaaataatcaagagagagagagagagagagagagagagagagagagatagagtacATTATCAATTGGAGTAATATTCCATTCAATAGCCCTGAGGAAGATACTCAATATGGAAGAAGCAAACAAGAATGTTGCCAACGGTGCTATTTGTAGCAGGTCATGGTGAAAGTTGTGGATACAATGGAAGGCACCCAAATAATTCTTAATTTCAAGCAAGCTACAAAAAAAGCTGGGAACATGCATATTCATGCTTTGGCTTGGGTGGGTGGAGGATATGCCAAATCCCAAACAAGAAAGCTATTGAAACAtgtaagaaaatagaaagagaaaTACAAATGAGGTTAGGAAAAGGTTATTCAGGTGAGGGAGGTGTGAAGGAGGGAAGAGTAGGAGTTCTTCCCTCGTTCATGGCCGAGATCTAGAGGAGTTTTGCAAAGAGAGTTGTTTGGGAGAGAGcctgagagagagaagaaaaaaaaaattgttaatttggtTAGTCCAAGGAtaggattgaaattttttaaccAAATAAGTCGAGAAAATCACAATCAAACAAGATAATTgattattaataaataagatACACTCTTGAAATagagttgataattttttacacgacccgcAAACTCGACACGAAATTAAAGGGTTAGAATTGACGTATATAATATTGTATTCATGTTTCGACATGACCTGAACCTGATACGAGACATAATACAggacaatttttaacatgacCCGCGaacctaatacaaaattaaagggttagagTTGAGGgatttgacatgtttaattaaatggttgagTTAGGATTGACATATATAATCTTCTACACATACTTCAACACGACCCGAACCGATACGTGAACACGAATTGTCACCCTTACTCTAAAATTCTAAACCAAATAGGcctgccttaaaaaaaaaaaaaaaaaaaaaaaaaaaaaaaaaaaatccaaccgAACAAGGAACAggttactttttaatttttttaagttattatcTAGGTACTGCTATACTATGATACCCCACGTGATTAGCTAGTAGTACTTCTAAAGAAGTATAGATTTAGATTTTTCCTACTATAGGCTCCCAATAGTTTTTGTTCTAATGTTTATGGACCATGTGCATCTTCTATGCACCACTAGTTCTCATTTAACAAAGCAAAGCAtacttttcttaaaataaaaaaattaaaaataaaaacgtacGTAGTTTTCATCATATATTATTGAGTCAATGAAAGAATATcgatcattttaaatttttaatctaGCTTATCACAAAGCTTTACTTCGTTCTACTGGCAAGACAATCTATCCAAGGAAATCAAGAAAGATCGATCTAATATTACCCGATTAATCCGAGTCTCAAGCAATATTCTCCAAATTCAATTAATCAAAAGGACAACAATATTTTTGTGAATTCCGATCCATGCATGAATAcgacgtgtatatatatatatatatatatatatatatattaatgctaTATCTATACTTAACTCTTATTTTATGATGCTGATGTGAGTTGATGAATATCAAAGGTTGATGTACGTACACTGACACATCAGCCCAATAAAATTAGAATGAGATGAGAGTTGaatatatagaatttttttcttatatagcTTAGACATTACCACCCAATTTTACCTTCAATCATGGTACGGCATAACTGGGTACAAAATTTAGCAGAAGATCTTGTTGTTCTTTTGTCTGAGAAAGGGGCAAGAATTGATGCATTTTGGTGAATTTCTGGTCCGGCCAGGAGCCAAAGCATGCATGAATAATAGCCTGTTTGAAATTATATTAGGAAGTTTAAAAAATGCTTTTagtaccttaaaaaaaaaaaatcttgccaCACAAAAAGCTCGTATATatgtttggttaaaaaaaataaaaactacaaaaatacgtttttgactttttttagcTATAGtctaaaaaatgcaaaaatgcaCGTTTAAACTAAGCTTTTTATAAAAGAACTATTTTTGACTTTAAAATGACTCAAACAAACTCCAAGGTGTCAAATCTAATTTTTagcctcaaatatatatatatatatatatatatatatatgaaacatgCTATAGATATATTAAGCGTAAATAATGGTAGAATCCCTTATTACAGATCAAAGTGGCCACTGaaataaaagcaataaaaagaatttggagGCAATGTATAGTAAAAGATTGTCAATTAATTGAGTTAGTATTAATTtacagatttatttatttatttatttattgatgtgGAAGTCAGTTAGAGAGTCACAAGATCGAGGACATAGCAAATTGGCCGGTGTTGCTTAAAAGGTAGTTTAGTTTAGAAGTACTTTTTTTCATCATATTCAAACTTAGTTGGTCTTACTTTACACATTCTTTACTTGATTTATAGGGTAGTTGACTTCCATTGTAAGAAGCTGCTAGGGACGGCTGGGTGACCCGTTACCACCCTAACCCACTACTACAATGTTCTAGTCTAACTACTCTAGACCCTcgctttctttcatttttt encodes:
- the LOC133873498 gene encoding zinc finger protein JACKDAW; translated protein: MMSGDTFSVPSSIGGFPQEQNANPNPKPDPNPAVKKKRNLPGTPDPDAEVIALSPKTLMATNRFICEICNKGFQRDQNLQLHRRGHNLPWKLRQRTNKEVRKKVYICPEKTCVHHDHSRALGDLTGIKKHFSRKHGEKKWKCEKCSKKYAVQSDWKAHSKTCGTREYKCDCGTLFSRKDSFITHRAFCDALADESARLTSLAASNLSFRSDSSLNETVINPQGLSGRGVQDAAGICQFRPGFRPDFNGMAIGVDQQKPRLSLWLNQPNDMVANSHLYASSSSTGFPDHMVQAASGNALFGCSSSSIGNFGNFNEFEGFDKTVNPTSANASLSLTASLHELKEGGNKGNLVETLSSLYSDSQSKQSKPAPAAPMSATALLQKAAQMGSTRSNNNNQSPFCNTFGVMSSSSSNTTSFINNALNQNRNDHQLNQVFQNADGMVGSSNLISLTSSSKSFDQLMMQGSGKQSEPVVPAKHQSSPTRDFLGMGGRESQRPFLPQELAKFTSMGSSMGLSQFTGNH